TTGGCATATTCGGGATTTTGGTATTGCAGCAGGCGGGGATTCAGCTCGAAGCGGTCGCGGAACTCATCGGCGCTGATCGCCAGCCTGCCGACGGTCGCGATCACTGCCGGTTTCGACTCACGCGTACACGCTGCAAGTATGGCAGTCAGTAGGACGAGCAACGCCGCCCGCGTTGTCTGCAAAAGCAATAAGAGGGCGGTATGGGCTTTCATGATTGCAAATCGACACCGACTGGTGAGCATTCGCTTCATGCCAACGCCGCATGATGGCATGCGCCGGCGAATATAAAAAATTCCCGCCACTGCCAAAACCGAAAACACCGCGGCCCGGCGATGGGCGTGTCTGTCCCAAAATGTTTCCAACCCGGCGGAAGCGGGATTGCCACAACGCCTGCTGTTGTGAAAACCCCCGGGAATCGCATGCCAGGGCCGAACCATGGCGGGAGCGTTATCGCAAAAATTTCTGCTTTTATCTGCAGTCCGGCGGCGCTGCGCCATACACAACCGAGGCCTGGCCTTGCGGGAAAAAGGCATTGAAATTGAGCGCGGACGCCGCTACTTTTCCGCCATGCAAACTCACCTCGGTTGGACCCAAAAGCTGCTCTTCCATGTGCTGCTTGCCCTCAGTCCACTGGCCATCCTCGGCCTGGTGGAGTTGGGTCTGCGCCTTGCCGGCTATGGCGAGGATCTTTCCCTGTTTGTCACGCTGGAAAAAGATCCGAAGTACTGGCTCACCAACCCCAAAGTCGGGCGGCGTTATTTTCTGCGCCGCGACTTTCTGCCGGCCACCTCCTACGATGCCTTTCTCAAACAGAAACCGGGCAACAGCTTTCGCATTTTTGTGCTGGGCGAATCGGCGGCCGCAGGTTTTCCCCATTTCAACAACGGCGCTTTCTCGCGCATGCTGCGTGAACATTTGCAGGAAACACGCCCCGATCTCCGCATCGAAATGGTGAATCTTGCACTGCCCGCGGTGAGCAGCTACGCCCTGCTCGACCTCGCCGATGAGCTGCCCGGCTACGCACCGGATGCCGTGCTCGTTTATGCCGGCCACAATGAATTCTACGGCGCGTTCGGCAGCGCCTCCACCGAGTCCGCCGGCCGGCATCGCGGATGGATTAAACTCTATTTGCGTTTGCAGCACTTCAAACTGGTGCAACTCCTGCAGCGCTTCCTGCGGCCACCCGTTGCTTCCACCCCGACGGTCGGGCAGGCCCGCGGCACGATGATGGCCCGCCTCGCAAAAGAGCGGGAGATTCCCCGCGACAGCGAGCTTTATGCTCTCACCTGCCGCCAGCTTCAGGACAATCTTGACGAGCTGGTGGCGCGGCTGCAAAGCCACGGCATCAAAGTGATGCTGAGTGACCTGCCCAGCAATCTCAGCGGCCTGCCGCCGTTTGCCTCGTTGCATGAAACGCGCAGCGATCGTGCCGCCTGGCAGCGCTGCTTTGCGCAGGGCATGCGGCTCGCTGCGGCCGACAGTTGCGCGGCTGCACTTGCCTGGTTCGATCAGGCGGCGGCGATCGACAGCCTGCCGGCACAGTTGCACTTCGAACGGGGCAAGTGTCTGCTGCGGCTGGGCCAATGGCAGGAGGCCCGTGCTGCTTTTATCCGCGCCCGCGACCTGGATGGTCTGCGTTTTCGCGCCAGCAGCGATTTCAACCGCATCATTCACGCCGTCGGGCGCCGCCACAATCTGCCAGTGCTCGCGCTGGCCGACACCTTTGCCGCGCACTCGCCACACGGCATCATCGACAATACCCTGCTGTTCGAGCATGTCCATCCCAACCTCGACGGCCATCTGCTGATTGCGAAAACGTTCGGCGGGGAAATGCAACGCCTGGGCTGGTTGCCGCCGCCAGCCGGCTCGCTTTCGGCGAGGGACACCTTGTCGTGGCGCGTGCAGGGCGTCACGGCATTGGATGAAGAAGTCGTGCGCCTGCGGCTGGCCGTGCTCACCTCCAACTGGCCCTTCACAACCGCAGCCAGCAGCTTTGTGCCATTGCAATACCAGCCGCAGAATCGCTTGCAAGAACTGGCCTATGCCCTGTTGCGCGAAGAAACCAGTTGGGATCAGGCGCATGCCCGGCTGGCGGATCACTATCTCAAGAGTGGGCAACCGGAGCTGGCCGCGCGGGAATATCAGGCGCTGGCGATCGGCATGCCTTACGTGGTGGCGTACCATCTGCGGCTGGGGCTGACTTATCTCGACATGAATCGCCTCTCCGAAGCCTGGGAGGCCTTCGCGCGCTCGCTGGCGGTCGAGCCGACGG
The window above is part of the candidate division KSB1 bacterium genome. Proteins encoded here:
- a CDS encoding tetratricopeptide repeat protein, with product MQTHLGWTQKLLFHVLLALSPLAILGLVELGLRLAGYGEDLSLFVTLEKDPKYWLTNPKVGRRYFLRRDFLPATSYDAFLKQKPGNSFRIFVLGESAAAGFPHFNNGAFSRMLREHLQETRPDLRIEMVNLALPAVSSYALLDLADELPGYAPDAVLVYAGHNEFYGAFGSASTESAGRHRGWIKLYLRLQHFKLVQLLQRFLRPPVASTPTVGQARGTMMARLAKEREIPRDSELYALTCRQLQDNLDELVARLQSHGIKVMLSDLPSNLSGLPPFASLHETRSDRAAWQRCFAQGMRLAAADSCAAALAWFDQAAAIDSLPAQLHFERGKCLLRLGQWQEARAAFIRARDLDGLRFRASSDFNRIIHAVGRRHNLPVLALADTFAAHSPHGIIDNTLLFEHVHPNLDGHLLIAKTFGGEMQRLGWLPPPAGSLSARDTLSWRVQGVTALDEEVVRLRLAVLTSNWPFTTAASSFVPLQYQPQNRLQELAYALLREETSWDQAHARLADHYLKSGQPELAAREYQALAIGMPYVVAYHLRLGLTYLDMNRLSEAWEAFARSLAVEPTALAYKWLGTIAVHRNELVLGLRYLHQALQQEPNDPESLYNLSIGYAKSGDFVAARQFARQLLQAHPRYPGAAEHWQRLQAME